One stretch of Lysobacter sp. KIS68-7 DNA includes these proteins:
- a CDS encoding 3-(methylthio)propionyl-CoA ligase, whose protein sequence is MLGLMQEHKLLVSSLIEHAASCHPGAEIVSRTVEGPIHRSTYGQVRRRAQRLANALEALGVQRGERVATLAWNGYRHMELYFAVSGMGAVLHTVNPRLFPEQLEYIIGHAEDAVLCFDLGFLPLVESLAPRLSSVRAFVVMTDRAHMPASSLPDLLCYEDLLAAQSDDYAWPDLDEGTAASLCYTSGTTGMPKGVLYSHRSTVLHALGACTVDNLALSRDETALLVVPMFHVNAWSMPYAGAMSGAKLVLPGPALDGASVYQLLRDEGVTLALGVPTVWMMLLQHAASNGLAPSVELALRRVVIGGAAVPHTMIESFERDFGASVVHAWGMTETSPVGTVCNLLAKHRALPLEQRLPAQAKQGRAVFGVSLKLTDDTGRRLPHDGEAAGHLKIRGPWVARAYYREEDAPILDEEGYFDTGDVATIDADGYMQITDRSKDVIKSGGEWISSIALENVAMGHPLVAEAAVIGIAHPKWQERPLLVVITKPGQVLERETVLRYLDGRVAKWWLPDDVVFVAQLPHTATGKLHKARLREQFRDYRFPDG, encoded by the coding sequence ATGCTCGGACTGATGCAGGAACACAAGCTGCTGGTGTCCTCGCTGATCGAACATGCGGCGAGCTGCCACCCGGGTGCGGAGATCGTCTCGCGCACCGTCGAAGGCCCGATCCATCGCAGCACCTACGGCCAGGTCCGTCGCCGCGCGCAACGCCTCGCCAATGCGTTGGAGGCCCTGGGCGTGCAACGCGGCGAACGCGTCGCCACGCTGGCCTGGAACGGTTACCGGCACATGGAGTTGTATTTCGCCGTGTCGGGCATGGGCGCCGTGCTGCACACGGTCAACCCGCGCCTGTTCCCGGAGCAGCTCGAATACATCATCGGGCACGCCGAAGACGCGGTGCTGTGCTTCGACCTGGGCTTCCTCCCGCTGGTGGAAAGCCTGGCGCCGCGCCTGTCGAGCGTGCGCGCCTTCGTGGTGATGACGGATCGCGCGCACATGCCCGCGTCGTCCCTCCCCGATCTGCTGTGTTACGAAGACCTGCTCGCAGCGCAATCCGACGACTACGCCTGGCCCGACCTGGACGAAGGCACGGCCGCGTCGCTGTGCTACACCTCGGGCACCACCGGCATGCCCAAGGGCGTGTTGTATTCGCACCGTTCGACCGTGTTGCATGCCCTGGGCGCGTGCACGGTCGACAACCTGGCGCTCTCGCGCGACGAAACCGCATTGCTCGTCGTGCCGATGTTCCATGTCAACGCCTGGAGCATGCCGTACGCCGGCGCCATGAGCGGTGCCAAGCTCGTGCTGCCCGGGCCTGCGCTGGATGGTGCGAGCGTGTACCAGCTGCTGCGGGACGAAGGCGTCACGCTGGCATTGGGCGTGCCGACGGTGTGGATGATGTTGCTGCAGCACGCCGCGTCCAATGGACTGGCGCCGTCCGTCGAACTGGCGCTGCGTCGCGTCGTGATCGGCGGCGCCGCCGTACCGCACACGATGATCGAGTCGTTCGAACGCGATTTCGGTGCTTCGGTCGTGCACGCATGGGGCATGACCGAAACCTCGCCCGTGGGCACCGTGTGCAACCTGTTGGCCAAGCACCGCGCGCTCCCGCTGGAACAGCGCTTGCCGGCGCAGGCGAAGCAAGGGCGCGCGGTCTTCGGCGTCAGCCTGAAGCTCACCGACGACACGGGTCGCCGCCTGCCGCACGACGGCGAGGCCGCCGGTCACCTGAAGATCCGCGGACCGTGGGTCGCGCGTGCGTACTACCGCGAGGAAGACGCACCGATACTCGACGAGGAGGGCTACTTCGATACCGGGGACGTGGCCACCATCGATGCCGATGGCTACATGCAGATCACCGACCGCTCGAAGGACGTGATCAAGTCAGGCGGCGAATGGATCTCCTCCATCGCGCTGGAGAACGTCGCGATGGGCCATCCGCTGGTCGCCGAAGCCGCCGTCATCGGCATCGCGCATCCGAAATGGCAGGAACGCCCGTTGCTGGTCGTCATCACCAAGCCGGGCCAGGTGCTGGAGCGGGAGACCGTGCTGCGTTATCTCGATGGTCGCGTCGCGAAATGGTGGCTGCCCGACGATGTGGTGTTCGTGGCGCAACTGCCGCACACCGCGACCGGCAAGCTGCACAAGGCCAGGCTGCGCGAACAGTTCCGCGACTATCGATTCCCGGACGGATGA
- a CDS encoding alpha/beta hydrolase has protein sequence MITDATVLIVPGLREHVPDHWQTLLAAKLSKVHTVPPLETDKLSRAARVEALDCAVRAIEGPILFVAHSAGVMMVAHWALQSRRPIKGALLATPADVESPFPPAYPTTDVLREHGWLPIPRTPLPFPSILAASTNDPLCAFDRAQTLANAWGSVLEDLGPVGHLNPAAGFGVWSRSLELIARLDALHPSGNR, from the coding sequence ATGATCACCGACGCCACCGTCCTCATCGTTCCCGGCCTGCGCGAGCACGTGCCCGATCACTGGCAGACGTTGCTGGCGGCCAAGCTGTCGAAGGTGCACACCGTTCCGCCGCTGGAAACGGACAAGCTCAGTCGTGCCGCACGCGTTGAAGCCCTGGACTGCGCGGTGCGTGCGATCGAGGGCCCGATCCTCTTCGTCGCGCACAGTGCGGGCGTGATGATGGTGGCGCACTGGGCGCTGCAGTCACGGCGTCCGATCAAGGGCGCGTTGCTCGCGACGCCCGCGGACGTCGAGTCCCCGTTCCCGCCGGCCTATCCGACGACCGACGTCCTGCGCGAACACGGCTGGCTGCCGATCCCGCGCACGCCGCTTCCGTTTCCGAGCATCCTCGCGGCGAGCACAAACGATCCGCTCTGTGCGTTCGATCGCGCGCAGACGCTCGCGAACGCATGGGGCAGCGTGCTGGAAGACCTCGGCCCCGTCGGCCATCTCAATCCGGCGGCGGGGTTTGGCGTGTGGTCACGGTCCCTGGAACTGATCGCCAGGCTCGACGCGCTTCATCCGTCCGGGAATCGATAG
- a CDS encoding DsbA family oxidoreductase: MSDGGARNPARLAIGIHFDLICPWCFIGKRQLAEALRRFAEQAPAIAVESVWHPMQLLPDVPEQGLPFAEFYQRRLGSADAVQQRQQQVVAAAHRVGLSLDFARIRRMPNTARAHRLLRRVESLRQPALYDALLERLFAAYFQRGEDIGDAATLWTLAAEVGVPAVLRDDTTPAGASSPPGVAGVPHYAFNGQVTVSGAQDPGLLLMAMHKAAA; the protein is encoded by the coding sequence GTGAGCGATGGCGGAGCGCGCAATCCCGCCCGGCTCGCGATCGGCATCCACTTCGACCTGATCTGTCCCTGGTGTTTCATCGGTAAACGCCAGCTCGCCGAGGCCTTGCGCCGATTCGCGGAACAAGCGCCGGCCATCGCGGTGGAGTCGGTGTGGCATCCCATGCAGTTGCTGCCCGACGTGCCGGAGCAGGGGCTGCCCTTCGCCGAGTTCTACCAGCGCCGACTCGGTTCCGCCGATGCGGTGCAGCAGCGGCAGCAACAAGTCGTCGCGGCCGCGCATCGTGTCGGCCTGTCGCTCGACTTCGCGCGGATCCGGCGCATGCCCAACACGGCGCGTGCGCATCGATTGCTGCGCCGCGTGGAATCCCTGCGCCAACCGGCCCTGTACGACGCGTTGCTCGAGCGCCTGTTTGCCGCGTATTTCCAGCGGGGCGAAGATATCGGCGATGCCGCGACGCTATGGACGCTGGCCGCCGAGGTCGGCGTGCCCGCCGTGCTGCGTGACGACACGACGCCGGCTGGTGCTTCCTCGCCGCCCGGGGTCGCGGGCGTACCGCATTACGCATTCAACGGCCAAGTGACCGTGTCCGGTGCGCAGGATCCCGGACTCCTGCTGATGGCGATGCACAAGGCCGCCGCATGA
- a CDS encoding MFS transporter: MAHYSIPDAGNDDPGARIPRRYAWVVFALSFGLLLSDYMSRQVLNAVFPLLKHEWALSDARLGLLSGIVALMVGVLTFPLSLLADRFGRVRSLTLMAIVWSLATLACGLAQAYPQLLVARFFVGVGEAAYGSVGVAVVLSVFPKHMRATLTGAFMAGGMFGSVLGMALGGTVAAHLGWRWAFAAMALFGLVLAVLYPIIVREKRIAPSDAPRATTTPAARVPLRSLVNSRSVIGAYIGSGLQLFVGGTVIVWMPSYLNRYYAMATDAAGAVSAMIVLVSGVGMVACGMLSDRLCRNAPSRKFSLAIACSVSCCVLLSLAFALPHGTLQLVMVALGMFMAAGTSGPAGAMVANLTPTPIHGTAFAMLTLVNNLLGLAAGPLVTGVLADAFGLSVAFQLVPLISVVAASVFFFAKRHYLADVQQVGRPLQTFGVGVEATT; encoded by the coding sequence ATGGCCCACTACTCCATTCCCGACGCTGGCAACGACGATCCCGGCGCACGCATTCCGCGCCGCTATGCCTGGGTCGTGTTCGCGCTGAGCTTCGGCCTGCTGTTGTCGGACTACATGTCGCGGCAGGTGCTCAATGCCGTCTTCCCGCTGCTCAAGCACGAGTGGGCGTTGTCCGATGCACGGCTCGGATTGCTGAGCGGCATCGTGGCCTTGATGGTAGGCGTGCTGACGTTCCCCTTGTCGCTGCTCGCCGATCGCTTCGGGCGCGTCAGGAGCCTGACGCTGATGGCGATCGTCTGGAGCCTGGCGACGCTGGCCTGCGGGCTCGCGCAGGCGTATCCGCAGTTGCTGGTGGCGCGCTTCTTCGTCGGCGTCGGTGAAGCGGCGTACGGCAGCGTCGGCGTCGCGGTGGTGTTGTCGGTGTTCCCCAAGCACATGCGGGCCACGCTGACCGGTGCGTTCATGGCCGGCGGCATGTTCGGTTCCGTGCTCGGCATGGCCTTGGGCGGCACCGTGGCCGCGCACCTTGGCTGGCGATGGGCCTTCGCGGCGATGGCGTTGTTCGGCCTCGTGCTGGCGGTGCTGTATCCGATCATCGTCCGCGAGAAGCGCATCGCACCGTCCGATGCACCGCGCGCGACGACCACGCCAGCGGCGCGCGTTCCCTTGCGCAGCCTGGTCAACTCGCGCTCGGTGATCGGTGCGTACATCGGCAGCGGTCTGCAGTTGTTCGTCGGCGGCACCGTCATCGTGTGGATGCCGAGTTACCTCAATCGCTACTACGCGATGGCCACGGATGCTGCAGGCGCGGTGTCGGCCATGATCGTGCTGGTGAGCGGCGTGGGCATGGTCGCCTGCGGCATGCTCAGCGACCGCCTGTGCCGCAATGCACCGTCGCGCAAGTTCAGCCTGGCCATCGCCTGCAGCGTGTCCTGCTGTGTGTTGCTGTCGCTGGCGTTCGCGCTGCCGCACGGGACGCTGCAGTTGGTGATGGTCGCGTTGGGGATGTTCATGGCCGCCGGCACGAGTGGCCCGGCCGGTGCGATGGTCGCCAACCTCACGCCGACGCCGATCCACGGCACCGCGTTCGCGATGCTGACCCTGGTCAACAATCTGCTCGGCCTCGCGGCGGGGCCGCTGGTCACCGGCGTGCTCGCGGATGCGTTCGGGCTGTCGGTTGCGTTCCAGCTGGTGCCTTTGATCAGCGTGGTTGCGGCATCGGTGTTCTTCTTCGCCAAGCGCCATTACCTCGCCGACGTCCAGCAAGTGGGGCGTCCGCTGCAGACGTTTGGCGTGGGCGTGGAGGCCACGACGTGA